A region of Cellulophaga sp. RHA19 DNA encodes the following proteins:
- a CDS encoding deoxynucleoside kinase, giving the protein MHIAVAGNIGAGKTTLTRLLAKHFNWQPNFEDVVDNPYLDDFYNQMERWSFNLQIYFLNSRFRQILQIRESGKDIIQDRTIYEDAFIFAPNLHAMGLLTNRDFENYTSLFELMESLVQPPDLLIYLRSSIPNLVNQIHKRGRDYENTISIDYLSRLNERYEAWIHGYDKGNLLIIDVDNLNFVDDPEDLGFVINKIDAEINGLFQP; this is encoded by the coding sequence ATGCATATTGCAGTAGCAGGAAACATAGGTGCAGGGAAAACAACTTTAACCAGATTGCTAGCCAAACATTTTAATTGGCAACCAAATTTTGAAGATGTTGTAGACAATCCTTACTTAGATGATTTTTACAACCAAATGGAACGTTGGAGTTTTAATTTGCAGATTTACTTTTTAAATAGCAGATTTAGACAAATTTTACAAATTAGAGAAAGTGGTAAAGACATAATACAGGACAGAACAATATATGAAGATGCCTTTATTTTTGCTCCTAACCTACACGCAATGGGCTTATTAACTAACAGAGATTTTGAAAACTACACAAGTCTTTTTGAGTTAATGGAAAGTTTAGTACAACCACCAGATTTACTTATTTACTTAAGAAGTTCTATTCCTAATTTAGTAAACCAAATACATAAAAGAGGAAGAGATTATGAAAACACCATTTCTATTGACTATTTAAGTAGATTAAATGAACGTTATGAAGCTTGGATACACGGTTATGACAAAGGAAACTTATTAATTATTGATGTAGATAATTTAAATTTTGTTGATGATCCTGAGGATTTAGGATTTGTAATTAATAAAATTGATGCAGAAATAAATGGATTATTTCAGCCATAA
- a CDS encoding sodium-translocating pyrophosphatase has translation MESMIIYAPIVMALLGLVYMVVKQSWVMKQDAGDGKMKEISDHIYEGALAFLKAEYKLLAIFVVIVSVLLAIVSVVVPTTHWLIVVAFIFGAVFSAFAGNIGMKIATKTNVRTTQAARTSLPNALKISFGGGTVMGLGVAGLAVLGLTAFFIIFYQFVFMPNGWTGVEDMTIVLETLAGFSLGAESIALFARVGGGIYTKAADVGADLVGKVEAGIPEDDPRNPATIADNVGDNVGDVAGMGADLFGSYVATVLAAMVLGNYVIKDMGGSIQDAFGGIGPILLPMAIAGAGIIISIIGTVLVKIKSNDAKEAQVMGALNLGNWVSIGLVAASCFGLVTWMLPETMQMEFFGEGKIAISSMRVFYATLVGLVVGAVISSVTEYYTGLGKKPILKIVQQSSTGAGTNIIAGLATGMISTFPSVLLFAGAIWASYAFAGFYGVALAASAMMATTAMQLAIDAFGPISDNAGGIAEMSEQEPIVRERTDILDSVGNTTAATGKGFAIASAALTSLALFAAYVTFTGIDGINIFKAPVLAMLFVGGMVPVVFSALAMNAVGKAAMEMVQEVRRQFKDIPGIMEGTGKPEYDKCVAISTQASLKEMMLPGLLTIGFPLVIAFVPMLFGMNNMAIAEMLGGYMAGVTVSGVLWAIFQNNAGGAWDNAKKSFEAGVEINGEMTFKGSDAHKAAVTGDTVGDPFKDTSGPSMNILIKLTCLIGLVIAPILGGHIEDGSTSTEHQTKKELNVKIDASNNDLAVATITTIITKEGEVNKNIQVVNGTVEEITEKIKAAKEKEGVEINIVKDNNSKTIEVDYKN, from the coding sequence ATGGAGTCAATGATTATTTATGCGCCAATTGTAATGGCGTTGTTGGGATTAGTTTATATGGTTGTAAAACAATCTTGGGTAATGAAACAAGATGCAGGTGATGGTAAAATGAAAGAAATTTCAGATCACATATATGAAGGTGCTTTAGCTTTTTTAAAAGCAGAGTACAAGCTTTTAGCAATCTTTGTAGTAATTGTAAGTGTGCTACTTGCTATAGTATCTGTAGTAGTGCCCACTACTCATTGGTTAATTGTGGTAGCTTTTATTTTTGGAGCTGTGTTTTCTGCTTTTGCAGGTAATATAGGAATGAAGATTGCAACAAAAACAAATGTACGAACTACCCAAGCAGCACGTACAAGTTTGCCAAATGCATTAAAAATATCTTTTGGTGGTGGTACTGTTATGGGACTTGGAGTTGCTGGTTTGGCTGTTTTAGGTTTAACAGCTTTTTTTATTATTTTTTATCAATTTGTTTTTATGCCAAATGGCTGGACAGGTGTAGAAGATATGACTATTGTTTTAGAGACGCTTGCTGGTTTTTCTTTGGGAGCAGAATCTATAGCTTTATTTGCTAGAGTAGGTGGTGGTATTTATACAAAAGCAGCAGATGTTGGTGCAGATTTAGTAGGTAAGGTAGAGGCAGGTATCCCAGAAGATGATCCTAGAAACCCGGCAACAATAGCAGACAATGTAGGTGATAATGTAGGTGATGTAGCTGGTATGGGAGCAGATCTATTTGGTTCTTATGTGGCTACAGTCTTAGCTGCTATGGTTTTGGGTAATTATGTTATTAAAGATATGGGAGGCTCTATACAAGATGCCTTTGGAGGTATTGGGCCAATTTTACTGCCAATGGCTATTGCGGGTGCGGGTATTATAATCTCTATTATTGGTACAGTGTTGGTTAAAATTAAAAGTAACGACGCTAAAGAAGCACAAGTTATGGGGGCATTAAATTTAGGAAATTGGGTTTCTATAGGTTTAGTGGCTGCTTCTTGTTTTGGCTTGGTTACTTGGATGCTACCAGAGACAATGCAAATGGAATTTTTTGGAGAGGGTAAAATAGCAATCTCATCTATGCGTGTTTTTTATGCAACTTTAGTTGGTTTAGTAGTAGGTGCTGTAATTTCATCTGTAACAGAATACTATACAGGTTTGGGTAAAAAACCAATTTTAAAAATTGTACAACAATCTAGTACAGGTGCAGGTACAAATATTATTGCTGGTTTGGCAACTGGTATGATTTCTACTTTTCCTTCAGTATTATTATTTGCAGGAGCCATTTGGGCTTCATACGCATTTGCTGGTTTTTATGGTGTTGCACTGGCAGCTTCTGCAATGATGGCTACTACGGCTATGCAATTGGCTATAGATGCATTTGGGCCAATATCTGACAATGCTGGTGGTATTGCTGAGATGAGTGAACAAGAACCAATTGTGCGTGAGCGTACAGATATCTTAGACTCGGTTGGTAATACAACTGCTGCAACAGGTAAAGGTTTTGCTATTGCTTCTGCTGCATTAACATCATTAGCTTTGTTTGCTGCTTATGTTACATTTACTGGTATAGACGGAATTAATATTTTTAAAGCTCCAGTTTTAGCTATGTTATTTGTTGGTGGTATGGTGCCTGTAGTATTCTCTGCATTGGCAATGAATGCTGTTGGTAAAGCAGCTATGGAAATGGTGCAAGAAGTACGCAGGCAGTTTAAAGATATTCCGGGTATTATGGAAGGTACAGGAAAACCAGAATATGATAAGTGTGTAGCAATTTCTACACAAGCATCTTTAAAGGAAATGATGTTACCTGGTTTGTTAACCATAGGTTTTCCGTTAGTAATAGCGTTTGTTCCTATGTTATTTGGAATGAATAATATGGCTATTGCAGAAATGCTTGGTGGTTATATGGCTGGCGTTACAGTAAGTGGTGTGCTTTGGGCTATTTTTCAAAATAACGCTGGTGGTGCTTGGGACAATGCTAAAAAATCTTTTGAAGCAGGAGTAGAGATTAACGGAGAAATGACTTTTAAAGGGTCTGATGCACATAAAGCTGCAGTTACAGGAGATACAGTTGGTGATCCTTTTAAAGATACTTCTGGTCCGTCAATGAATATATTAATAAAATTAACGTGTTTAATAGGTTTAGTTATAGCTCCTATTTTAGGCGGACATATAGAGGATGGTTCAACGTCAACAGAGCATCAAACAAAAAAGGAATTGAATGTAAAAATTGATGCTAGTAATAATGATTTAGCTGTGGCAACTATTACAACTATAATTACAAAAGAAGGAGAAGTAAATAAAAATATACAGGTTGTAAATGGTACTGTAGAAGAAATTACAGAAAAGATAAAAGCTGCTAAGGAAAAAGAAGGCGTAGAGATTAATATTGTTAAAGACAATAACTCTAAAACTATAGAGGTAGACTATAAAAACTAA
- a CDS encoding inorganic diphosphatase, with the protein MTKHGKTSFDVLIEIPKGSRNKYEYDFDLKKIRFDRMLFSSMMYPADYGFIPETLALDGDPLDVLVLGGEPTFPMCVVEVKPIGVFHMADEKGPDEKIICVPVSDPIWNILNDLSDMNPHQIKEIEHFFQVYKDLEKKKVDVGAWGDAKEAYQILNKCIERYDESEFKAKDAFKI; encoded by the coding sequence ATGACTAAACACGGAAAAACATCTTTTGATGTATTAATAGAGATTCCAAAAGGAAGTAGAAATAAGTACGAATACGATTTTGATTTAAAAAAGATACGTTTTGATAGAATGTTGTTTTCTTCAATGATGTATCCTGCAGATTATGGTTTTATACCAGAAACACTAGCATTAGATGGTGACCCGTTAGATGTATTAGTTTTAGGTGGTGAACCAACTTTTCCTATGTGTGTTGTAGAAGTAAAGCCAATTGGGGTTTTTCATATGGCAGACGAAAAAGGTCCAGATGAAAAAATAATCTGTGTACCTGTATCGGATCCAATCTGGAATATATTAAATGATTTATCGGATATGAATCCTCACCAAATAAAAGAAATAGAACATTTCTTTCAGGTGTATAAAGATTTAGAAAAGAAAAAAGTAGACGTAGGTGCTTGGGGAGATGCCAAAGAAGCTTACCAAATACTAAATAAATGTATCGAAAGATATGATGAAAGTGAATTTAAAGCTAAAGACGCCTTTAAGATTTAA
- a CDS encoding DUF5686 family protein has translation MIKKFFFVLFCFVCLLNYAQTKVSGVVVDEFGEPVAFANVLFKNSTEGTITNDDGRFYMESDNNHSLLQVSFVGYETLEITLKTKVTYKIEAVLKESGEQLDEVVIFSGKLSKKNNPAIDILKKIWAKKRENGLRKYNQYEYDKYEKVEFDLNTIDSALIKSKMFRGLEFVFNDLDTSRVTGKTYLPIFLNETFHKVNGDNVLGVKKEKLQGSKNSGFSNNQAISAFVEDLYSDYDIYNNYLKFFDKSFTSPLSKTGVDVYNYALADSAFIDNKWCYNIIYYPRRKNELTFKGDFWVNDSTYAIKKINLEVTKSANINWVKEIYIEQEFDVVNDSVFLLKRDYMLSDFSLNKKETSKGIYGKRTTIHNNYKFDVPKDKKFYKESVDEYSPEAFSRDDNFWTENRLEQLNKDEKGVYQLLDTLKTVPKFNTYYNIVSILGSGYVEIDKWNLDIGDVYSVFGYNDAEGVRVRAGARTYFGQNDPWRIEGYLAYGFGDDKVKHGISGKWLVDKKSRLIISGGHRQDVEQMGLSLTATNDVLGRSIASSSVFTVGSNDRLTNIDLSAFSVEVEPVNNVRLRVGNSYRKLSSALPDAFSLDYVDAESVTGVSSEIKQLDFTATLIYTPGKRTIGYGVERKSINDEYSTLLFNYSKGFKGPMESNFDYNKVQFSYGQPWQIGGFGRLYSTVEVGKTFGEVPLGLLNVVPGNQTLFSIYNTFPNLDFYEFVTDTYASVHLEHNFNGRLFSRIPFMRKLNLREIVGLRGVWGELSSENIALNAPTNIPLMAPSDEMYWEYSFGIGNIFKILRVDFNFRGNYFDNPNARPFSVTGSFGFNF, from the coding sequence ATGATAAAAAAATTCTTTTTTGTTCTATTTTGTTTTGTTTGCCTCTTAAATTATGCGCAAACAAAAGTAAGTGGTGTTGTTGTAGATGAATTTGGTGAGCCAGTTGCATTTGCCAATGTTTTATTTAAAAATTCTACCGAAGGTACCATAACTAACGATGATGGTCGCTTTTATATGGAGTCTGATAATAATCACAGTCTTTTACAAGTGTCATTTGTTGGATATGAAACTTTAGAGATAACACTTAAAACAAAGGTTACCTATAAAATTGAAGCAGTATTAAAAGAATCTGGAGAACAGTTAGACGAAGTTGTTATTTTTTCGGGCAAACTTTCTAAAAAAAATAATCCAGCAATAGATATTCTTAAAAAAATATGGGCTAAAAAACGAGAAAATGGCTTACGTAAATACAATCAATATGAGTATGATAAGTATGAGAAAGTAGAGTTTGACCTAAATACCATAGACAGTGCTTTAATAAAAAGTAAAATGTTTAGAGGTTTAGAGTTTGTTTTTAACGATTTAGATACCTCAAGAGTAACGGGTAAAACGTACTTGCCAATTTTTTTAAACGAAACTTTTCATAAAGTTAATGGTGATAATGTTTTAGGAGTTAAAAAAGAAAAGTTACAAGGAAGTAAAAATTCTGGCTTTTCTAATAATCAAGCTATATCAGCATTTGTAGAGGATTTATATTCAGATTATGATATCTACAACAATTACTTAAAGTTTTTTGATAAAAGCTTTACTAGTCCACTTTCTAAAACTGGTGTAGATGTTTACAACTATGCTTTAGCAGATAGTGCTTTTATAGACAATAAATGGTGTTACAATATTATTTACTATCCTAGACGTAAAAATGAGCTTACTTTTAAAGGAGATTTTTGGGTAAACGATTCTACTTACGCAATAAAAAAAATAAATTTAGAGGTTACAAAAAGTGCCAATATAAACTGGGTAAAAGAAATTTATATAGAGCAAGAGTTTGATGTTGTTAACGATTCTGTTTTTCTTTTAAAAAGAGATTATATGTTAAGCGATTTTAGTCTTAACAAAAAAGAAACTTCTAAAGGTATTTATGGTAAGCGTACTACTATTCATAATAACTATAAGTTTGATGTACCTAAAGATAAAAAATTCTATAAAGAGAGCGTGGACGAGTACAGTCCAGAAGCTTTTAGTAGGGATGATAATTTTTGGACAGAAAATAGGTTAGAGCAGCTTAATAAAGATGAAAAAGGTGTATATCAATTGCTAGACACCTTAAAAACAGTTCCTAAATTTAACACCTACTATAACATAGTTAGTATACTGGGTTCTGGTTATGTAGAGATTGATAAATGGAATTTAGACATTGGTGATGTATACAGTGTTTTTGGATATAATGATGCAGAAGGTGTTAGGGTAAGGGCAGGTGCGCGTACATACTTTGGGCAAAATGACCCTTGGCGTATAGAAGGTTATTTGGCTTATGGTTTTGGCGATGATAAAGTAAAACACGGTATTTCTGGAAAGTGGTTGGTAGATAAAAAAAGTAGACTAATAATCTCTGGAGGGCATAGGCAAGATGTTGAGCAAATGGGTTTAAGTTTAACAGCTACTAATGATGTTCTGGGTAGAAGTATTGCTTCTTCATCTGTGTTTACTGTTGGTTCTAATGACAGGTTAACAAATATAGATTTATCTGCTTTTAGTGTAGAAGTGGAGCCTGTAAATAATGTAAGACTAAGAGTTGGTAACTCGTATAGAAAACTTAGCTCTGCTTTACCAGATGCTTTTAGTTTAGATTATGTAGATGCAGAGTCTGTAACAGGAGTATCATCAGAAATAAAGCAATTAGATTTTACGGCTACCTTAATTTATACACCAGGAAAACGTACTATTGGTTATGGTGTTGAACGTAAAAGTATTAATGACGAGTATAGTACATTATTATTTAATTATTCTAAAGGATTTAAAGGTCCAATGGAGAGCAATTTTGATTATAATAAAGTGCAATTCTCTTACGGTCAGCCTTGGCAAATTGGCGGTTTTGGAAGGCTATATAGTACTGTAGAAGTAGGTAAAACATTTGGTGAAGTGCCTTTGGGTCTGTTAAATGTTGTGCCAGGTAATCAAACATTGTTTTCAATATATAACACATTCCCAAATTTAGATTTTTACGAATTTGTAACAGATACATACGCATCTGTGCATTTAGAACATAATTTTAATGGAAGGTTGTTTTCTCGTATTCCTTTTATGAGAAAATTAAACTTAAGAGAAATTGTAGGTTTAAGAGGTGTTTGGGGAGAGTTGTCATCAGAAAATATTGCATTAAATGCTCCAACTAATATTCCGTTAATGGCACCATCTGATGAGATGTATTGGGAATATTCTTTTGGGATAGGCAATATATTTAAAATATTACGCGTTGATTTTAACTTTAGAGGGAACTATTTTGATAATCCAAATGCACGCCCTTTTAGTGTAACAGGCTCTTTTGGGTTTAATTTTTAA